A genomic region of Amphiura filiformis chromosome 6, Afil_fr2py, whole genome shotgun sequence contains the following coding sequences:
- the LOC140155660 gene encoding uncharacterized protein, producing MASKCPVRISYFAKKELGKLLNPSSNADWRIFAGLLGCSDLTIQNYEARNGANVIYNATVEILREWEHVYSGHPPAETLQEKLEQMGRYDAIGVIESMLADGTFYDDQAASPSSLSSSGRSPNTRSCRPSFPASPAIRDLQAQKESDMFSSDLTKGSGREPTEDSYNSLSSMDGFPTRTDPPVVHNKPDSMSNSVSVRPKEVHYNNNSDLATRPVGIPPPLPPNLTENFTCQHKGPMKRDQSHQMSQKGAPTRQTQSPVFSNDARPKTNQNYKTLPSNTEPSNMRRTCSWENTSSSTSSSSSSSPPPHNSNTWPAGKENPIKWNSHPHMPGETTEQVALPQVERIPGDYHSGQRHQFKLSPTRVERSPRDYHPEQRQFNSWPMDPHQRVDSMWPSGDYESDVHRRRELKEQLDVVSKGVSAASQQCITGKAYGITFAWKDWRCGMQLAKKLKRDGHHVEIDRKRSWYQDEQERNRKLGGVFNSVTYIIVIYTPNYVQEIRNEVHSPINTRFLYEYMETEYNDNKKRNTRFIPIVDESRIQHPDPIFKEYPVDQHRYIVHLIRQPGVVVERQISLN from the exons AATTATGAAGCTCGGAACGGTGCCAATGTAATTTACAATGCAACAGTGGAGATCTTGAGAGAATGGGAGCATGTCTATAGTGGCCACCCACCGGCAGAGACTTTACAGGAAAAGTTGGAACAGATGGGTCGCTATGACGCAATAGGTGTTATTGAATCAATGTTAGCAG ATGGGACATTTTATGATGACCAAGCTGCTTCACCATCCAGTTTATCATCTAGTGGCAGGTCACCAAATACAAGATCATGTCGACCATCCTTTCCTGCCTCACCTGCCATCAGAGATTTACAAGCTCAAAAAGAGAGTGACATGTTCAGCAGTGATTTGACCAAGGGTAGTGGTCGTGAACCTACTGAGGATTCCTACAATAGTTTGAGCAGCATGGATGGATTTCCAACTCGTACTGATCCACCTGTAGTGCACAACAAACCAGATTCAATGAGTAATTCTGTATCTGTCAGACCAAAAGAAGTTCACTACAACAACAATTCTGACCTTGCAACAAGACCAGTCGGTATTCCACCACCACTTCCACCTAACCTCACCGAGAATTTTACATGCCAGCATAAAGGACCAATGAAGAGGGACCAGAGTCACCAGATGTCACAAAAGGGAGCCCCTACCAGGCAAACACAGTCACCTGTGTTTTCTAATGATGCTAGGCCAAAAACTAACCAAAACTATAAGACACTGCCATCTAACACAGAGCCCTCCAACATGAGACGCACCTGTTCATGGGAGAACACATCCTCtagcacatcgtcatcatcatcctcatccccACCACCACATAACAGCAACACATGGCCAGCTGGAAAAGAGAATccaattaaatggaacagtcatCCTCACATGCCTGGGGAAACAACAGAGCAGGTGGCGCTACCACAAGTTGAGAGGATTCCCGGCGACTACCACTCTGGTCAGCGTCATCAATTCAAGTTGTCGCCAACACGAGTTGAGAGGAGTCCGAGGGACTACCATCCTGAACAGCGTCAATTTAATTCTTGGCCAATGGATCCACATCAGCGTGTAGACAGCATGTGGCCCTCTGGTGACTACGAGTCTGATGTACACAGGAGACGGGAGTTAAAGGAGCAGCTGGATGTTGTGTCAAAGGGTGTGTCTGCAGCATCTCAGCAATGCATAACTG GCAAAGCGTATGGAATAACCTTTGCTTGGAAAGACTGGAGGTGTGGTATGCAGTTGGCCAAGAAACTCAAGAGAGACGGACATCATGTAGAGATAGATAGAAAGAGATCCTGGTATCAAGATGAGCAGGAGAGGAATCGCAAGCTTGGTGGCGTTTTCAATTCG GTGACATACATTATTGTGATCTACACACCAAACTATGTACAAGAAATCCGCAATGAAGTCCATTCACCAATTAACACCAG ATTCTTGTATGAGTACATGGAAACTGAGTATAATGACAACAAGAAAAGGAACACACGCTTCATCCCCATAGTAGACGAGAGCAGAATTCAGCACCCAGACCCAATATTCAAGGAGTATCCTGTGGATCAGCATAGATATATTGTTCACCTTATTCGTCAACCAGGAGTTGTTGTGGAGCGGCAAATTAGTCTCAACTGA